Part of the Zea mays cultivar B73 chromosome 4, Zm-B73-REFERENCE-NAM-5.0, whole genome shotgun sequence genome is shown below.
ACTAAATTTTGGTCCCGCCACATCAACTGTTTGGATGTTAATAAGAATTGTTAAATAAagtctaattataaaaataattGCACACATAGGAAGACAGATCTATTAAACCTAATTAGTTTATGATTTACTCATATGATGCTACATTAAACATTTGCTAATCATTAATTAATTAGACGTAATAAATTTGTTTTCTCGCTTAACCGTTAACTATACTTTAtaattaaaatatatttaataTTTATAATAATAATTAAATATCAATATAACATAAGCTATATTTTAGTTCATATACTCTCATGTCTATATATATAGCTGGGTTAAAAGAGCCCATATAATATTTCGCCCAGGCCCCGAAATCTCAGGCACGGCCTTGGATGTGCGGTCTCATGGCGTGCTTCTTCGACTTCAGTCAATGACGGTCAGCTTGTTGTACTCCGGCCCCGCGATGGCCTTCTCCATGACAGCCCTGGGGGCGACGATGCCGCCGCCGTCGAGGAACACCTTGAGCAGGTTCTTGGAGAACCCACTGACAAGCGCCACCCCTTTCTGCCCGGCCTCCACCGGCATGGCCTTGGAGTCCCTCAGGTTCCAGAACACCACCTCCGGCACGGCCGCACCGTACCCAGCCTCCGTGAACTTGCGCACGATCGCCTCGTAGTCCGTCTCCCACGGGTTCTCCGTCGCCTGGTCGAACTCCATGTCGCTGAACACGAACACGCGACGCACCATCCGctccggcgccagcctggcgccaaCGGCCACCTCGAGGATCTTGTCGAACACCGCCTGGAAGTCGGTGTTCGTGCCCCAGGCCATGCTTTGGATGAACCTTGTCTTCTCGGAGAGGGTCTCGCCGGCGATCCTGTGGAGCTCCGGCCGCCTGCTGAAGGTGACCACGCGGCCGCGCCATGGGTCGTCGCTGAGCTCGGACACGAGGAGGCCGAGGGCCACGCACACCTCCATGGGACGGCCGTACATGCTCCCGGACACGTCGCACACGGCGACGCAGTTGCTCAGCTTGCCGAGCGCGCGCATGTCGTCGACCATGCGCTGCCACTGCAGGTCGGCCACTTCGCCACCGCTGTGGTTTTCGAGGGAGGCGATGATCTCGTGCGGGAGCAGCGCGCCCGCGGCGATCCGCTTCTTGCCGGACTTGACGTCGGCGAGGTAGGCGTTGAAGCGGTCGGCGTCGTGCTTGAGGAAGAGGTCCGTGTAGTTCTTCATGGCCACGGAGGCGACGCGGGTGTACCTAACCGACTCCCACGCGCGCGCCGAGATGAAGACCTCGGGGAGCTTGAGCGCGCGGCGGAGCGGCACGAGCGCCACCCTGCGGAGCCGCTCGCGCGCGCGGTACGCGTAGTGCTCGTCCGCGAGGTCCGCGGCGAGCTCGGGCGCGGAGCCCTTGGGGAAGAGGCGACGCGCGACGGCCTCACAGATGAGCGTGGAGTGGTCGTAGGAGGAGTCCAGCGACGGGCACCACTTGGCGGCGAGAGAGAACTCCCGGACCTTGCCGGCCGCGAGCTTGCGCATGTCCTCCGCGATGAGCCCCGCGAAGAGGTCGGCCGTGCGGTCGTGCAGGAACCGGTAGGCGGGGTCGTTACTGTACATCTCGACCGCCCTCGCAGCGGCCTCCGCTCTCCTGGTCCGGCGCGCCACCACGGCCGCGGCCGCGAGTCCCCGGTCGCGCTCCAGGCTGGCCGCGACGCGCTCCTCCGTTGAGCCGACGCGCGTGGCGGCCCGTTCCGCGCGGCTGCAACGCGTACGGTTGCCGAAGCAGACGCGGCGGCCCCGGCCTCGGCTGCACTTGGTGGTTAGGCGTGCCTTCTTGCCTGGGGTCCTGGTGGACACCCCGCCGTGCACGATGCGGTGGAGCAGCTCGGGGAGGTCCTTGAGGTAGCCGAAATCGGCGAGGGAGGCGGCGTTTTGGGCCAGCGTGCGCGGATGCCGCGCGTGGAGCCAGAGCGCGGAGGCGTAGAAGCCCTCGCGGTCGGACTTGCCGCTCCCGCGCACGCCGCGGAGGTTGGCCACGAGGCGGAGCGCGGTGTCCGGGTCGGCCGCCCAGGCGGCGCCCAGGAGCGACTCCACGGAGGCGGCCGGCGTGCCGGGCACCACGTGGAAGAAGAAGTCGAGGCAGGGGTCCCCCGAGGACACGAACGTGGGGGAGAAGTTCTCGGTGAGCGCcttcccgcccggccccgccgccgccgcgagcGCGGCGAACTCGTTGGAGAACGCGTCCGTCAGGTCTGGGAACTCCTCCCGCGTCGGCGCTAGCGCGGCCCCAGTGGCCAGGGCGGCGGAGTGGCTCTGGCGAGCCTCGGGTGGGCCCACGAGGATGTAAGGGGCGTCGGCAATTCCCACGGTGATCGCCATCGTAGGATCTGGGCCTTAGCCTCGCTCGATCGGCTTGAGCAGAGCTTGGGCCGCGGAACTGGGAGGTGTACGGCTACTGCGGGCTGAGGGGGACTGAGGGGGGCCTTCGGGTAATCGGATGTTCTGAGGGCTGCTGGTGGTGAACTGAAGACTGAAGAGACAGGACAGTATATGGGGCTGAGGTTTCTTGGCAGCCAAGGATGGTTTGGGTCGGTGAGATCGATGAACCGACTTGTGCGTATATCGTGTCCATCGGGAAACTTTTTCTTTCCTTATTTTTTGTTGTCTCACCAAAAAATAAGGGCTTATTCGGTTAGCTCCCAATTCACATGGATTGAGTGGAATTTAATGTGTTTAAATTCTAACTAAGTCAAACTTTTTCTTAATTTTTtcaaatcccatccaatccataggtaacgggattaaccgaacaaggtcTAAGGCTTTGTTTGGTTAATCCTGTTACCTATAGATTAGATGGGATTAGAAAAAATAAAGAAGCGTTTAACATGTTTGGAATTTaaacccactcaatccacatggattaagagctaaccgaacaagccctaacacGGTTATTTTACATTGTAGATTTTATTGTTCATAGATTTAAGTTTAAATATAGGAACGAGGATAGATAAATTGGTAAAGATAGCCTAATGGCTGATAGCCTCCAACGACCGATTGCAATCGGACCTGGACACACCGTCACTAACACAAGGAACGACGTGAGGTGAGTTAGTTATGATAACCATAGGTTATGATAACCATATTCTGTTATTTATTTTCTGGCTTCCGTCTCCAAACACTTACAACGCCACATTTACACCCGTGGCCCACTCAACAGCCCAACACGACCCACGCACCCATCGGCCCACTCCCTTGAATACAAATATTCACGCACATGCTCCCAGGCTCCGCCATTAACTCCGGCACCCTCTTCCTGGTCCGCAACACTGTCTCTGCTGCCATTGGTGATAGGTCCCCCGACCAAAGAATCCGCTTGTCCCCGAGCGAGAGCAGATGGAAACCAAGCCTTCACCAAATAATAGTCCTCCCACGTAGCTGACTCCACTAGATTCTCTGTCCACTTGATCAATACCTGGGGAACAGCCCGATGACCCTTACGTACCAACCGATGATCCAAAATAGCTTTAGGAAACACATCCGTACGAGAGAGGTTAGCCAACTTGGGGAGAGTTATGAACACAGATGTATACCTCAGATGAAAAGGCTTTAATTGGGAGACATGAAACGCCGAGTGAACTTGGGCATCAGCAAGGAAGTCCAAATGGTAAGCACCCAAACCAATCCGAGCCATCACTTTGAAATTCTGAGCGTATGGTTGAAGCTTCAACAATACTTTTGTGGTTTCGAAAACCGGGGGACAATAGAATTTGTGTTCAGTGGGGGATGCTAGCATGGAACTCACTTCGAATGGTGAATCGCTGGGacgtttgagacagagaattatactggTTGAGGCTTGCGTCCTAGTCCAGTGTAGCATTGATTGTAGTATTGCTTGAGGACTGTGTTGCAGCTGGTGCGTGCGTGAGAAGGAGGGGGTCctgcccttttatagctcaagagtAGTACCTTACAGTGGGgacttgtattatattgatgagaGCATGGCTCGTTGTCCTTGGGTGGCATAGTTCTTTTGACGTCGTCCGTAGAGTCGTGCGTAGCCATACTCTCGGTATGGTGTATCGCTTCATCCGTCCAGTATACGGGTCCCTGTAGTGAGTTTGATGTTGACGTAGTGGCACTTGGCGGGCCCCACAGGGTAGACTTGTGGTGTGCTTCAGGGTCGTGCGTGGTGTAGCATCGTCTTCCATCATAAGCCTTATGTCACCTTGCTACATGTGTAGGCATACACCCAGTAGTATATCGTCCCGTCCTTACTGGTATATGGGTTACTATAGAGACTATGGTGCTAAGGTCCCTCATGACTGGGGTTGACTGGCCCCATGAGGCAGCGGAGGTCCACTTGAGACCGTATGCGGGGCTGTACCGTCCTGTTGATAGGGATTTCTCAGCGCCCCTCTGGTATGCTGCACGTGCTTTTGGACGTGGGTTGGTGACGATACGTGTGGCTAACGTGGGTCCGTAGTATTGGATCGGGGCCTACGCTTTGCTGAGTTGCTCGGTAGTGGCTTGATCGACCGCTCCGCCTCACAGGTTTGCTTGGCATGGAGTTGGTCGACCACTCCACCTCATAGGTTTGCTCGACAGGGAGTTGGTCAGCCACTCCGTCTCATAGGCTTGCTCGACAAAGGGTTGGTCGAGTCAGTAAGTGGGCCGTTAAGAGGTTTTGGACCTACTTCGAGCACCCGGTTCCTGGGTACCCGACAACAGCTCCCGAGCCTTCCCTTAACTCTTTAGAGTTATGCGAAGGCTTTCGTTGAGGATCAACTTCTCGGGTGCTTGCAAGCGCATCTGCTAGATGTAGTCCCCGACCCCTCgagtaatccatgtggattgcttGAGGGTTTATTCGACTTATGTGCAGTTTAGGGGCGGACCCTTCCCGCGATGATCGTCATGCACTAGGCGTGAGTCCATGGTTACCTGACTCTTGTGAGGGACCGAATTCTCATGGGTGCGCGAGCGCATCTGCTAGATGTAGCCACGAGCCCCGAGTAATCTATGTGGGTTGCTTAGGGGTTTATTCGGCATATGTGCAGTTTAGGGGTGGACCCTTCCTGTGATGGCCATCATGCGCGAAATGTGAGTCTATGGTTACTCGACTCTTGTTGAGGAACGAGTTCTCAGGTGCACGCAAGCACATCTACTAGATGTAGCCCCGAGCCCTCAAGTAATCTATGTGGATTGCTTGGGGGTTTATTCAGCCTATATGCAGTTTAGGGGTGGACCCTTCCTGCTGTGGTCGTCACGCACTGAGCGTGAGTCCTTGTTAATGCCAGAACCGGGCGTAGTTCTAGGGAATATACCCTCGAGTTGGTCGTCTTTAGTCGCTTGATGCTTGTGATGCACGCATCCCCCTTGGAAGGCCTTTTAGGTTCCTTTTAAGGGGAGAGCCACCCTCCACTGACCTAGTCGACGTGGGGGAAGAAGGCCATAGAGCTACGGATGGATTATCCAAGTGGGATCTGACCACACTCCGGTAGGGTTAAGTCTTGGCAAGTGGTCCCACTGGGGGGTCTCGACCCGCTAAGGGCATCTCATTGAGTCCTTCCTTATTCGATCCCATGTCAGCTCTTTGATTGGTCTGGCTGATCAAAGGGGAGCCTTGtttgtcacttgttctcaaatgctgtgaatcaagaaaaggcaacacaattgttaaagattaaggaccttcgtcctccgaagcattatctctttttagatataatgatcttcagacgaaggtcatcaaGGACACACAATCATTCATGAGAATaataatacatattaataataaaTGTAACACATTTATTCATTCATACATGTATTTCATTATATACATATGAATATTAacagaatttatattacattgataccttcagctTGTTTGAAGTTGTTGACGTgagcaatccagcgtgaacagtacggtggtactgttcacctatttataggtacgagtgtgaatcatctaggcccctttggtgatgttttggtaattaatgacaactgcttgtgggctaacgattcttggagaaataagaatgcagggttggaccacatagaacaggaaatattggagaatcataagcattggttgtggatcaaatgaaggcaaaggtataatataggtttcgtttttgccggtcttgaggagtttagagaagatacttgaccggattagtaggctagatagccgtactattaagagaggtcaatgactttgatctgtgtaaaacttagtgcctcatagagcatctagtggttgcatttgcatgaggactaactgcgcttcaaatttcttgagttaaaaattctttcaaaagcgcgtttgaaaaatgcaaagtcttggatgcgcggaccgtccgggccttgagggcggatcgtccgcgatccaccagaggggtccgaagtctgaccacttcGGAGCTATCTTGTtcctttgcactgcggaccgtccgagccttagggccggactgtccgcagtcctgaccagagaaggcttgttttgggtcagtccctgaattatagtgcggaccgtccggctgtgtCGGGCGGACAGTCCGCGGGTGTCAAATATGGTTTGGGCAGCGACTGTGTGATTttttagatttgtactacggactgtccgagggacaagtccggacagtactgtcttaggtctcggaccgtccggccttttaggcggacggtccgcccgtgtTAACAATTCTTGGTCCGAAGTCCAGGTGCTTCTTGCTGTCAGGTTGCGGACGACCTGACCTtgatgggcggactgtccggacctaacttttctgacaactctaacagatttcaaacgggaattatagccgttatgtgtacggcggaccgtccagccctagggcgcggaccgttcgcgtgtgcgcagaactggtgctttttgctcataacggttggaatttggtggggggctataaatagaagggtagctcgtgtgagagagctctcttggcaattccttgcatacattgagctcatttgtgatcctccaactcactctctcacactctttgcttgagattgcattctagtgagaaattgagggttcctagtgcatttgcatccttcggtaattcttgaggcactaggtggtacaccgagcaagcgtcatcgacttgttactcttggaggttgccgcctcctagacagctcgggtgattgtctccgtcgagctctccaagaagattgtggagaagccgtggtgttgattgtgaggggttcgcgcctacctcgccggagcggcaaaggtgacattagtggaatcgaggtattgagtgatttcttgtccacttggctcaaagatcaagccgtgtcttgatagaggagcaagtgagagcttgaagtccacctcaacgtggattaggggtgatcggcaaatcaccggtgACCACGGGATAACATTCggtgtctttactttcttgcattacttattgccttgcaagtgattagtgttttgcatattgttcctcaagtattcaatcaccatagttgattctcatacattgtttacttgttgtcactagagaatttattcctcttgttatattgattaaatttacctagtgtttttgattctagtcaaaaccgtctattcacccccctctagccggtgtcctagatcctacaagtggtatcggagccgaggactccattgtttgtggatctaatcatcccgaagtgggacaaaatggctagtaacaacaatgtgcacattgggaagccaccgcattttgatgggaataactatgactattagaaaataagaatgtcaatgcaccttagagcaatgggtggaaaaatttggccaattgtcagggatggatttgttgtgttgaaagaagatgaaccatccgttagtgacaatgagaatatccttacgaatgatcaagccatgaatatcttctatgatgctcttgatataaatgagttcaatcgcatcaagaatctcacaaccgctcatgagatttggattcagctaatggaaattcatgaaggaactacaattgtgaagagtgccaaactatatgtgtgcaaaggaaagtttgagcaatttattatgaaagaagatgagagtgtatccgatatgttcaaccggttaaatgagatagtgaatgaactcaagggacttggttttaatgtaccagatgtggatttcactcacaagttccttagatcacttccggagaaatatgagaccatagtgacaatgttagtaaggagtgatctatctacaacttctccaaccgaagttgtcggtgtttcgaacctgggggtccctggaccgacgagtaaattatcgccgcgtgccccagcccagatgggtcggcgcgagacggagctcgaaggggggaaggagccggagggagacgggcgtgagaggtggaatcccgcggccttcgtgtttgtcccacgccctggtcgggtgcgcttgcagtagggggttacaagcgcccgcgcgggagggagcgagcggcctcacgcgagtgccgtcccgtccttccccgcgcggccaaccctctgtaagagggccctggtccttccttttatatgcgcaaggagaggatccaggtgtacaatggggggtgtagcagtgtgctaacgtgtctagcgaaggagagctagcgccctaagtacatgccatcgtggcagccggagaggttttggcacccggttcgtgtggtgtcgtggccgtcggagaagcgctggagcctggcggaaggacagctgtcggggctgtcgagtcctcgctgacgtcctcttgcttctgtaagggggctgagagccgccgtcgtcatagagcgtgcggggcgccatcattacttgtctggcggagcgagccagatgggacgccggtcttgttccccgtagcctgagtcagcttggggcagggtaatgatggcgcctcctgttgacgtggtcggtctgtgccctaggttgggcgaggtggaggctcctccgaggtcgaggtcgagtctgtcttccaaggtcgaggtcgagtccgagcc
Proteins encoded:
- the LOC103654870 gene encoding uncharacterized protein, which encodes MAITVGIADAPYILVGPPEARQSHSAALATGAALAPTREEFPDLTDAFSNEFAALAAAAGPGGKALTENFSPTFVSSGDPCLDFFFHVVPGTPAASVESLLGAAWAADPDTALRLVANLRGVRGSGKSDREGFYASALWLHARHPRTLAQNAASLADFGYLKDLPELLHRIVHGGVSTRTPGKKARLTTKCSRGRGRRVCFGNRTRCSRAERAATRVGSTEERVAASLERDRGLAAAAVVARRTRRAEAAARAVEMYSNDPAYRFLHDRTADLFAGLIAEDMRKLAAGKVREFSLAAKWCPSLDSSYDHSTLICEAVARRLFPKGSAPELAADLADEHYAYRARERLRRVALVPLRRALKLPEVFISARAWESVRYTRVASVAMKNYTDLFLKHDADRFNAYLADVKSGKKRIAAGALLPHEIIASLENHSGGEVADLQWQRMVDDMRALGKLSNCVAVCDVSGSMYGRPMEVCVALGLLVSELSDDPWRGRVVTFSRRPELHRIAGETLSEKTRFIQSMAWGTNTDFQAVFDKILEVAVGARLAPERMVRRVFVFSDMEFDQATENPWETDYEAIVRKFTEAGYGAAVPEVVFWNLRDSKAMPVEAGQKGVALVSGFSKNLLKVFLDGGGIVAPRAVMEKAIAGPEYNKLTVID